TCTTTCCAGTTGGGCTCGACGAGTCCAAGCAGTTGAGCAAGTGCCGGAACATATATCGCCGACAGCTGGAGCAAGATCACTATTGCGATCGCTCCAAACAAGTATGGGTTCCCAAAGAAACCTCTGAATGCCGAATGCGTTCGCGAACGGCAGTTGAATGTATGTCCGATCTGGACACCGACGAGTCCGAGCATCGCCACCGTTCTTGCATGAGAGCCCGGACCGTATTCGTTTAGCGCCCACAAATATGCGCTCAGCGTAATGGCTGCGAGCATTACTCCCTGCCAGCCGATAAGCAGGAGAAAGCTCCCCGAAAGAAGGTTCTCGTCTGATGAACGTGGAGATCGCTTCATCGTTGACGGCGACGCCGGTTCGACCGCCAACGCAAGTGCCGGGAAAATGTCCGTTACGATGTTTATCCAAAGTATCTGCAGCGGCAGCAGAGGCAGCGGCAGACCGGTTATGATCGCGACAAAGATGACCAGGACCTCGCCCAGATTGTGCGAAAACATCATATGCACGAACTTGGTGATATTCGCGTAGATCATCCGTCCGCCTTCGATAGCGTTGATGATCGTCGAGAAATTGTCGTCCGTCAGCACGATATCGGCCGCTTCTTTGGCGACCTCGGTTCCGCGCATTCCCATTGCGACGCCGATGTCCGCTCTTTTCAGTGCCGGAGCGTCATTTATACCGTCCCCGGTGACCGCGACGATCTGTCCGGCGTTCTGCAGCAGTTCGACTATCCGCAGCTTGTCCTCCGGCGATACCCGTGAAAATACATGCACCCGTCGGGCTGCCTCAGTTAGGCTGGCGTCATCGGCATCCCGAACCTCGCTGGCGTGCATCGAGAATATCTCATCGTCGCCGGCAAGCCTTAGCTCCCTGGCGATCGCCCGGGCGGTCATCGCCTGATCACCGGTGAGCATTACGATCCGAATACCTGCCAAGCGTGCAGCTTCGATCGCCTCGCCTACCCCGGCACGCGGTGGATCGCTCATACCGGCTACGCCGAGAAACGTGTATCCCACGTCGATATCTCCGCTTTCGTCCGCCATCGCTTTTTCTGCGATCGCGAGCACCCGCAGGCCGCGTCCCGCCATCTCTTCGTTGACAGCCAGAAACCGCTGTCGCCCCGCATCGTCGAGTGCCTCGGCAGATTTCCTGCCCGACGCGTATTCCGAGCACATCTCAAGGATGACCCTCGGGGCACCCTTCGCCATGGCGGTCAGCGTACCGGCGGCTTGATCTCTAAAGACGGTGATCATCCGCATCGATGCCGAGTCGAACGGCAACTCACGGATCTTTTCAAAACTCCCTCGCACGGCAGCCATATCCGGAAGCAGATCCCGAGCCGCAACCAGCAGAGCGATCTCGGTCGGGTCGCCTACCGTCTCCTTTCCCGAGGCATCGCTATCGAATGCCGCATCATTGCATAGCACACTGACCAGCATCAGACGTTTCAGAATATCGTTAGAGGTTTCGCCTTCTCCGGGTTCGACCACGTTTCCGTCTGCGAGCCCATACTCCGTCACGGTCATCCGGTTCTCGGTCAGCGTTCCGGTCTTATCAGTACAGATGACGGTCGTGCTGCCGAGAGCCTCGACGGCTGAGAGCTTTCGCACGATCGCACGCCTTTGGGCCATCCGCAGGACGCCCAAGGCGAGGATCAGCGTGGTTATCGCCGGCAGACCCTCGGGTATTGCCGCCACCGCGAGGCTGATCGATACCTCCAACATCATCGCCGGGTCATCGCCGCGGAGAAGACCCGCCAGCATCACAATTACCGCGATCGCGAGGACTATATAGACGAGGATCTTGCCGAGCCACGCCAGACGTCTTTCGAGTGGCGTGTGTTCATCTTCGGTCTCTGCCAACAACCGGCCGACATGTCCAAGCTCTGTCTGCGGGCCGGTCGCAGTTACGATCGCCAATGCACGTCCGGACGTCACCATCGTTCCGAGATGGAGCATCGAAAGGCGTTCGGTGAGGATCGACGAAAACGAGACCGACTCGATAGATTTGGAAACGGGAAAGCTCTCACCGGTCAGGGCGGATTCGTCGGCCTGTAGATTCACGGCTTCGAGCAAGCGGGCATCCGCAGGAACCCGGTCGCCGGCCGCCAGAATGACGATGTCCCCGACGACGAGGTTAACGGCGTCGACAACACTTTCCAATCCTCCACGCCGAACCCGTGCGGCTATGCGGGTCTGATCTTTCAGGGCATCGATGGCCTTTCCGGCACGCCATTCGATCACAAAGCCGACAACGGCATTGATGATCAACACCGTAAATATGGCGACGGCCTCAGGGATGCCGTTGGTAAACCACGCGACGACGCTTGCGGCAAGCAAAAGCCAGACAACAATATTGGCGAACTGCCTTAGAAAAACCCGCAACAACCCCGGGCCTGATATTTTTGCAAGAACGTTTGGACCGTCTCGTTTTAGACGTTTGTCCGCTTCTTTAAAAGAGAGGCCGGCGGCGATATCCACGCCGAGTTCATCAGCGATGATGAGGCCGTCGACGCTATGTGAATTCCCGTAAGCACAACTCAAGCCGCCACCGGGCCGCTGAGTGTCGCAAACAGGATCAGTTGATGTTTTTGCCATTAAGCTGTTTGCTTACTCTCGTCGGCACAGTATTGCCTGTCACCCAAATTCGGTACCGCGATCTAGTCGCGATGCCAGTTTACCCTCGCCACCTTGTTCTCATGCGAGAAATCGTATTTGACCTCGCCGGAATACGCCTTGTTAAGAGCATGACCCAAACGCTGGGCAAGATGCTCGGTCGTAGTTTCGATTATGGTCTTGTCGCCGGAGTCGCTGAGCTGCATGACCCGCGACAGAGGATTGTCCTCGGCCGCCCGGTTTGCTTCGTTCTCAATGAGATTGATGATCTCATCGTGGTGTTTCGCAATAAACCCGCCGCTCATCGTCACATAACCGCCGACAATATGGTTCTCGATCTGCTTACACGCGGGACAAATTACCTCGGTCGCAGGCCGCCAATGTTCGTGCTTGGCAGTTTCTCGGGCGATGGTCGGACTGAACCAATGCCCGTCACTGTAGAGCGACTCGCACCGCGGGCAAAATGCCGGCTCACTGAGTTTCATGGCCGCCCGCCGGGCACCGCCCTCATGATCGACGCGCTTAGTAAAGGTCTGATCTGTATAACGTTTTGTGCTGTTCATATCATCACCTCAGAAATATAAAACGCAAGCGCCGT
The sequence above is a segment of the Acidobacteriota bacterium genome. Coding sequences within it:
- a CDS encoding HAD-IC family P-type ATPase; amino-acid sequence: MAKTSTDPVCDTQRPGGGLSCAYGNSHSVDGLIIADELGVDIAAGLSFKEADKRLKRDGPNVLAKISGPGLLRVFLRQFANIVVWLLLAASVVAWFTNGIPEAVAIFTVLIINAVVGFVIEWRAGKAIDALKDQTRIAARVRRGGLESVVDAVNLVVGDIVILAAGDRVPADARLLEAVNLQADESALTGESFPVSKSIESVSFSSILTERLSMLHLGTMVTSGRALAIVTATGPQTELGHVGRLLAETEDEHTPLERRLAWLGKILVYIVLAIAVIVMLAGLLRGDDPAMMLEVSISLAVAAIPEGLPAITTLILALGVLRMAQRRAIVRKLSAVEALGSTTVICTDKTGTLTENRMTVTEYGLADGNVVEPGEGETSNDILKRLMLVSVLCNDAAFDSDASGKETVGDPTEIALLVAARDLLPDMAAVRGSFEKIRELPFDSASMRMITVFRDQAAGTLTAMAKGAPRVILEMCSEYASGRKSAEALDDAGRQRFLAVNEEMAGRGLRVLAIAEKAMADESGDIDVGYTFLGVAGMSDPPRAGVGEAIEAARLAGIRIVMLTGDQAMTARAIARELRLAGDDEIFSMHASEVRDADDASLTEAARRVHVFSRVSPEDKLRIVELLQNAGQIVAVTGDGINDAPALKRADIGVAMGMRGTEVAKEAADIVLTDDNFSTIINAIEGGRMIYANITKFVHMMFSHNLGEVLVIFVAIITGLPLPLLPLQILWINIVTDIFPALALAVEPASPSTMKRSPRSSDENLLSGSFLLLIGWQGVMLAAITLSAYLWALNEYGPGSHARTVAMLGLVGVQIGHTFNCRSRTHSAFRGFFGNPYLFGAIAIVILLQLSAIYVPALAQLLGLVEPNWKDLIATLGCVILPIALVEMFKSLQRRHAGRDA
- a CDS encoding ATPase; this translates as MNSTKRYTDQTFTKRVDHEGGARRAAMKLSEPAFCPRCESLYSDGHWFSPTIARETAKHEHWRPATEVICPACKQIENHIVGGYVTMSGGFIAKHHDEIINLIENEANRAAEDNPLSRVMQLSDSGDKTIIETTTEHLAQRLGHALNKAYSGEVKYDFSHENKVARVNWHRD